tatttaagatatacatttctacaaaaaaaaaaataataagtacaAAAATTTAATCGCTGAATAATTTCTGATTagtctctgatttttttctaaTCGCCACGACTCACGCCTAGCGTAGTTTTGAACATGGTTTTTGTACGGCTATATAAATCGAATGTagataaaatatattgaaatacatTGGTATAGTATTGACCGTTTTCCCGTCAAATACCCATAAAGAATCATGGAAAAGACAAGAACAGGAGGACAAAACGAAATTTCATTATTCGCCTTAATAATGAATAGGCGCAGtacaaaataaacaatttaAAGTTAAACTAACAAACAACGGGGAGTTATTAGTACTTTATTCTAAAATGAATTATAcattaaatcaaaaataaaaatatatatttactctgTTGCATCTCCCACAAAGCAAACAAGTGACTTTATTTTCTTCGTCTTATTTATTCTGTCTCGAGATTCGCTTTTGTGCTTCGAACCTCTTTTTATCATCTTCTGCTTGTCGGTTTAGTTTGGAAAACTTTCTGCAACTACAAAGGTAGATTCCTAAAAAAGAAGAGATATTCTATTAAAGAATGGTAGAAACAGGTCACCATCATCAACATCCACCGGCACCGGCTGCAGCCGGTCCTCCGCCGGTTTCATCTATGGCGATTTCAAGAGGAACCACTTGGACTCCGGCGGAGCAACTCCACCATCTTCAGTACTGCATCCACTCTAACCCTTCTTGGCGTtagtctctttctctctctactttcttGATTGAATATTCCGATCCAGATGCAAGAAGACTTTATAAGTCAAAAGTTTCTTTGAAGTCTACTCCTCTCTCTCCTTATCCGCTCTGGCTTTCTTGCTTTCTCTTATGTCAAGAATAATCTTTTAGATCTCAGTATCGGATTCGATGCTTTTGTTTCTGCTGTTCAACTATATAAAAGCTTGTGTAGGGTGTTCTAAGTTTCAAGACTCTTGCATAATCGTTCTTGAGCCATACTAATCAATTTCAATCgtatatagttatatacttggGCTTTTTATATCATATAATAAACTGTCTGGTTGGTATGTTATtactttaattttcatataaaagaattattcgttctcttaatttttttcattttcatttacaGATGAGACGTTTGTACTTGCTTTCCAGCATTACATCGTGATGCTCGGGACTACTGTTTTGATTGCCAACACACTTGTCACCCCAATGGGTGGAGATGCtgtatgtttttctttatttggcGTTCGAATGGGACTATATTGTTTTCTCAaatggaatattttttttttgtttgttaacaaAAACAGGAAGATAAAGCGCGGGTAATACAGACAATATTGTTTATGTCGGGAATAAACACTCTGCTACAAACCCTTATAGGAACAAGGCTTCCCACGGTTATGGGAGTTTCATTCGCGTATGTTCTCCCTGTGTTGTCTATCATCAGAGATTACAACGATGGTCAGTTCCAAACCGAGAAGCAGGTATATTAACACTCTTATAGTTCCGCGCTACTTTTGTtacattttcttgattttttttttgaaatatgccATTCCCATTCTTACAGAGGTTCCGGCATACAATGAGAACAGTACAAGGATCTCTAATCATTTCTTCATTCGTCAACATCATAATTGGATACGGTCAAGCGTGGGGGAACTTGATAAGGTGACATAAAATCAATATAGAGTATTGTTGGTTCAGAAGCCGATGGCAGTTGTAATATTTTTGAGATACTTGTTTCTTCAATGCAGAATCTTTAGTCCCATTATTGTTGTGCCGGTGGTTACTCTTACGAGCCTTGGACTGTTTGTTAGAGGCTTCCCATTGGTAACGGCTCCATCTTAAATACTATATCAGCTTTTAACAACTTTTTCCTATCTTACCATGTGAAGTTTTACAGCTTGCAAACTGTGTGGAGATTGGTCTACCAATGCTgattctgctgatcctctcacaaCAAGTTtgccttttgtttttgttttagctTTGTACACGATGGTGATTGTTTTAGATGTATATTTATGAATATTGATGTCCGTCTTGCAGTATCTTAGATTCCTTCTCCGAAAGATTCAAATGATACTTGAAAGATACGCTTTACTAGTTTGCTTGGCACTCATCTGGGCTTTTGCTGCTATCCTTACTGTTTCTGGCGCATATAACAACGTCTCCGTTGCAACAAAACTAAGTTGCCGCACAGATCGCTCCTTTCTTATGTCCGCTGCTCCTTGGTTTGTTTCttatattcttgtttttttttccatccaAGGTCAGATATCTTTAGAGTCGGTTGCTCAATTCTCATTTTTAACAGGATTAGCATCCCGTACCCGTTCCAGTGGGGGACTCCGATATTCAGAGCGAGTCATGTGTTTGGAATGTTCGGTGCTGCGATTGTCGCATCTGCAGAGGTACAACACATTTATTTCTGGCCTTCTAGCTTCTACAGATACAACTTCTTCTTATTGTTGGTATGTATGTGTATCCCAATTTTTCAGTCTACCGGAGTATTTTTTGCTGCATCTAGACTTGCTGGAGCAACAGCACCTCCCGCACATGTCGTCTCTCGCAGTGTTGGACTGCAGGTTTTTAAATCCCATactgtctcttttttttttttttttttataattttccaaTGTTTAAACTAATTGGTTTTAATGTGTCATATTTTCCTTATAGGGTGTTGGTGTACTCCTTGAAGGAATATTTGGTTCCATTACTGGCAATACTGCATCAGTGTAAGTTGTAAACACCTCTCCTCTCAGCATGTCTTTTATTGAAGTATACTGTTCATGTTGATATTTAAAGCCATAAGATCTTTTATTTATAGCGAAAATGTCGGTCTCCTTGGACTCACACGAATAGGAAGTAGAAGAGTGGTGCAGATATCAACAGGTTTCATGATATTTTTCGCCATATTTGGTTAGTCTTTCCATCCCAGTCAATCGTCTTTTGATGAATAGGGTTCAGTTAATAAAAGTTCCCATTTTGTGTTTTAAATCTGTATTGTATTTAATGAACTTCAGGAAAATTTGGTGCCTTCTTCGCGTCTATCCCGCTTCCCATCTTTGGCGGCGTATACTGTATACTACTTGGAATTGTTGGTGAGTAGTAGCATGTGGTATAATGAATCTACTACACTTGCAAGTAGGAACTGCTTCTGATACTCTTGTTACGTGATTGGCACAGCTGCTGTGGGTATATCGTTTATACAGTTTACGGACACCAATTCAATGAGAAACATGTACGTTGTTGGTGTCTCTCTCTTTTTAAGTCTTTCCATCGCTCAGTACTTCATTTCCAACACTACAAGAGCAGGATATGGACCCGTTAGAACAGCTGGCGGATGGGTAAGCTTTTTAAAGATCTAAtggcaaatatttttaaaactccaaatatagaTTGATGTTTTTTCTGAAAAGGTGGCATAATACTTGCACTATACGATGTTTATTTTTCGTAATGCAATCTCCTGGTGACTTTTGGTGCAGTTCAACGATATACTTAACACGATCTTTGCTTCGGCTCCCTTTGTTGCGATCACTGTGGCGACAGTACTAGATAACACGTTGGAAGCAAGGCATGCCATCAATGAAAGAGGAATCCCGTGGTGGAAGCCGTTTCAACACAGGAACGGAGATGGCAGGAACGAAGAATTCTACAGTTTTCCTCTTAGAGTTGGCGAGTACATACCAACACGATTCCTTTGAAAACTGCCCTCTGAAAGTTTCTTCTGTATGGGAAATGTAAGGGTTGTGCATGTCATGTATTTTCAGTTGGGAGGGGGAGGAAATATTCTAAGGGATAAGAATGAACATAAGACTGATGGATAAAGC
The window above is part of the Brassica napus cultivar Da-Ae chromosome C3, Da-Ae, whole genome shotgun sequence genome. Proteins encoded here:
- the LOC106388383 gene encoding nucleobase-ascorbate transporter 3; its protein translation is MVETGHHHQHPPAPAAAGPPPVSSMAISRGTTWTPAEQLHHLQYCIHSNPSWHETFVLAFQHYIVMLGTTVLIANTLVTPMGGDAEDKARVIQTILFMSGINTLLQTLIGTRLPTVMGVSFAYVLPVLSIIRDYNDGQFQTEKQRFRHTMRTVQGSLIISSFVNIIIGYGQAWGNLIRIFSPIIVVPVVTLTSLGLFVRGFPLLANCVEIGLPMLILLILSQQYLRFLLRKIQMILERYALLVCLALIWAFAAILTVSGAYNNVSVATKLSCRTDRSFLMSAAPWISIPYPFQWGTPIFRASHVFGMFGAAIVASAESTGVFFAASRLAGATAPPAHVVSRSVGLQGVGVLLEGIFGSITGNTASVENVGLLGLTRIGSRRVVQISTGFMIFFAIFGKFGAFFASIPLPIFGGVYCILLGIVAAVGISFIQFTDTNSMRNMYVVGVSLFLSLSIAQYFISNTTRAGYGPVRTAGGWFNDILNTIFASAPFVAITVATVLDNTLEARHAINERGIPWWKPFQHRNGDGRNEEFYSFPLRVGEYIPTRFL